A genomic stretch from Xenopus laevis strain J_2021 chromosome 6S, Xenopus_laevis_v10.1, whole genome shotgun sequence includes:
- the LOC121395245 gene encoding E3 ubiquitin/ISG15 ligase TRIM25-like — protein MAAADLRDELSCSICLSIYTDPVSLPCGHNFCRGCIGTTWDTQEGSGAYSCPECRQEFKERPALPRNRTQPEPGETGIPCTYCDSHVPAVKSCLLCESSLCETHLKVHSKSAKHVLIEPTMHLEDKKCSVHDEPLKYYCWEESVCVCVSCCLAGEHRGHRVELLSEASEKKKEKVRKVLEKLRPEREETERGAQRLQERRREVAEKAAGETERVTALFRDIREQLEALEKRLLSDISSQKEKLSLTLTDLMEQLEIKKDELSRKIRHIEELCNMADPFTVLQERESHGAELYGAADNEGGREREDSLFSFLTAFLPWGKGKNTQMNRDSLQERHDIKVPAVGDLDVDLISETLLTGLAAIGTGVKGRIYGQEATDLLLDINTAHNRVSVSGDRKSASYSLTQLHYPQSPERFQKYAQALSSRSFPSGRHYWEVEVSESGDWGVGVSYPSIERGGGQSCIGNNNKSWCLYRWDNNRYSVGHDSEWTDLPHLPSCRRIRISLDYEAGRLSFYELSEPIRHLHTFTATFTEPLHVAFWVRREGDWVRWREKRDEVLTLERDKQIRDRKDLTPDIEKFYLKTQMQEEDVVSHIIHTGETEREELVGQIPDMEEMCNMCDTLCSLLAQESHGAALCGAEGAHNEGGTDGIMAPGLAHIVLGIRTLIYGQEATDLLLDINMAGNHVSVSRDRKSASYSLTKLHYPQSPERFQDWPQTLSSRSFSSGRHYWEDPKISETAETAGSGHETAQANHRLNSDELHS, from the coding sequence ATGgcggctgctgatctgagagacgagctgagctgctccatctgcctgagcatttatactgatcctgtatccctgccgtgtggccataacttctgccggggctgtattgggacaacatgggacacccaggagggatctggggcttattcctgccctgaatgcagaCAGGAGTTTAAGGAGCGCCCTGCCCTGCCCAGGAACAGAACTCAGCCGGAGCCGGGGGAGACTGGGATTCCCTGCACCTACTGTGACTCCCATGTACCTGCTGTtaaatcctgtctcctgtgtgagTCTTCTCTGTGTGAGACCCACCTGAAGGTGCACAGCAAGTCAGCGAAACACGTCTTAATAGAACCCACAATGCACCTGGAGGACAAGAAATGCTCAGTCCATGATGAACCCCTGAAATATTACTGCTGGGAggagtctgtctgtgtctgtgtgtcctgctgtctggccggagagcacaggggccacagggtggagctgctgagtgaggcctctgagaagaagaaagagaaagtgaGGAAAGTTCTGGAGAAACTGAgaccagagagagaggagactgagagaggagcccagagactgcaggagcgcaggagagaagtggcagaaaaagcagccggtgagacagagagagtcactgccctgtttagagacatcagggaacagctggaagccctagagaagagactcctgagtgacatctccagccagaaagagaagctctcactcacactcactgatctgatggagcagctggaaataaagaaggacgagctgtccaggaagatccgtcacattgaggagctgtgcaacatggcagatccattcactgtcctacaggaacgggaatcacatggagctgaaTTGTatggagctgcagataatgaggggggcagagagagagaggattcaTTGTTCTCATTTTTGACTGCTTTTCTGCCTTGGGGAAAGGGAAAGAACACACAGATGAATAGAGACAGCTTACaagagagacatgatataaaggtccctgctgtaggggatctggatgtggatctgatctcagagacattactcacaggcttagctgccattgggactggggtaaagggaaggatctatgggcaggaggcaacagacctgttactggatataaacacggctcataatcgtgtatctgtatcaggggacaggaaatctgcttcctactcactaacacaactacattacccacaatccccagagagatttcagaaATATGCTCAggctttaagcagcaggagtttcccctcagggcgacattactgggaagtggaggtcagtgaatcaggggACTGGGGGGTAGGGGTgtcctatcccagtatagagaggggaGGGGGTCAGTCCTGTATTGggaataataacaagtcctggtgtttgtacaGATGGGATAATAACAGATATTCAGTGGGACATGACAGTGAATGGACAGATTTACCCCACCtcccttcctgcaggagaatcaggatctcattggactatgaggccggacgtctgtccttttatgagctgagtgagccaatcagacacttacacaccttcactgccacattcactgagccccttcatgttGCATTCTGGGTGAGGAGGGAAGGTGACTGGGTGAGATGGAGAGAAAAAAGAGATGAAGTACTGACACTAGAGAGAGACAAACAGATAAGAGACAGGAAGGATCTGACCCCAGACATAGAGAAGTTCTATCTAAAGACTCAGATGCAGGAGGAGGATGTTGTGTCTCATATAATCCACACGGGGGAGACAGAGAGGGAAGAGTTGGTCGGGCAGATCCCTGACATGGAGGAGATGTGTAACATGTGTGATACATTGTGTTCCTTACTGGCacaggaatcacatggagctgcactgtgtggggctgagggggcacataatgaggggggcacagatgggataatggcccctggattggctcatattgtgctgggtataaggacactgatctatgggcaggaggctacagacctgttactggatataaacatgGCTGGGAATCATGTATCTGTATCAagggacaggaaatctgcttcctactcactaacaaaactacattacccacaatccccagagagatttcaggattggcctcagactttaagcagcaggagtttctcctcagggcgacattactgggaag
- the LOC121395188 gene encoding LOW QUALITY PROTEIN: oocyte zinc finger protein XlCOF6-like (The sequence of the model RefSeq protein was modified relative to this genomic sequence to represent the inferred CDS: inserted 1 base in 1 codon) has translation METRRLEGKWENEEPDTEDPLDTIKREMDSDPLEGSPEMETRRLEGKWENEEPDTEDPLDTIKREMDSDPLEGSSEMEPTWVKVKSKESDTEDSLITIKIEMDSDSLEGNCSTDTEEEEEIHNLAGNGLSYTQSEANGPSHPDNQMLIHQTVNTDSSKNSHTDPGEHSFASGKKVYKGKNTFTESENLSQQKFQREKKAFVCRECGKEFPQKSNLLRHYRTHTGEKPFSCSECGKEFSDKCTLLRHHRTHTGEKPYNCTECGREFSHKSQLCRHQRIHTGEKPYSCTECGKGFSQKNTLYRHTRIHSGEKFFSCSECGKLFSQKSALYLHQKTHIEEKLFSCTQCGKEFSQKSSLDSHQKIHTGDEPFSCTQCGKEFSQKSSLDSHQKSHTGEKPFCCTQCGKGFSTKRYLCLHQRTHTGEKYASCAECGKGFSRKAYLVLHQRIHTGEKLFSCTHCGKEFSQKSHLSLHERTHTGEKPYICTECGKQFCQKSSLALHQRLHTGEKPFFCTECGKEFPQKRYLDSHQKIHTGEKPFCCTECGKGFSTKRYLCRHLRTHTGEKYASCAECGKGFSRKAYLVLHQRIHTGEKLFSCTYCGKEFSQKSYLSVHERTHTGEKPYICTECGKQFSQKCILVTHQKIHTEEKTFSCTECGKRFPQKRYLVSHQRTHTREKXFTCTECGKAFLHQISLKKHYKIHKDEKMFTSAERGEEFFLQNHLSAHHEIHRNGDIVHEMLPNNQI, from the exons ATGGAAACAAGGAGGTTAGAGGGGAAATGGGAGAATGAAGAGCCGGACACTGAGGATcctctggacacaataaagagAGAAATGGATTCTGATCCTTTAGAGG GTTCTCCAGAGATGGAAACAAGGAGGTTAGAGGGGAAATGGGAGAATGAAGAGCCGGACACTGAGGATcctctggacacaataaagagAGAAATGGATTCTGATCCTTTAGAGG GTTCTTCCGAGATGGAACCAACGTGGGTAAAAGTGAAGAGTAAAGAGTCAGACACTGAAGATTCTCTGATCACAATAAAGATAGAAATGGATTCTGATTCCTTAGAGG gtAACTGCTCAACAGacacagaagaagaagaggaaattcaCAATCTAGCAGGCAATGGTCTCTCCTATACACAGAGTGAAGCCAACGGGCCATCACACCCAGACAACCAGATG CTGATCCACCAGACAGTGAACACAGATTCATCAAAGAATTCACACACAGACCCTGGAGAACATAGTTTTGCCTCTGGCAAGAAAGTCTATAAAGGGAAAAACACCTTCACAGAGTCTGAAAATCTGTCACAGCAGAAATTCCAAAGAGAAAAGAAAGCCTTTGTTTGCAGAGAATGTGGCAAAGAATTCCCACAAAAAAGCAACCTTCTGCGACACTATAGgacccacacaggagagaaacctttctcttgttcagaatgtgggaaagaattctctGATAAATGCACCCTTCTCAGGCACCATAgaacccacacaggggagaaaccttacaattgtacagaatgtgggagaGAATTCTCTCACAAGAGCCAACTTTGCAGACACCAgcgaatccacacaggagagaaaccttactcttgtacagaatgtggaaagggattttcccaaaaaaacactcTTTACAGACACACGAGAATCCACTCTGGAGAGAAATTTTTCTCTTGTTCAGAATGTGGAAAGCTATTTTCTCAGAAAAGCGCCCTTTACTTACACCAGAAAACCCATATAGAAGAGAAACTGTTCTCTTGTACACAATGTGGGAAAGAATTTTCTCAAAAAAGCTCCCTTGACTCGCACCAGAAAATCCACACTGGAGACGAACCTTTCTCTTGTACACAATGTGGGAAAGAATTTTCTCAAAAAAGCTCCCTTGACTCGCACCAGAAAagccacacaggggagaaacctttctgTTGTACACAATGTGGGAAGGGATTCTCTACTAAAAGATACCTTTGCCTACACCAGagaacccacacaggagagaaatatGCCTCTTGTGCAGAATGTGGGAAAGGATTCTCACGGAAAGCTTATCTTGTCTTACACCAGAgaatccacacaggggagaaacttTTCTCTTGTACACATTGTGGAAAGGAATTTTCTCAAAAGTCTCACCTTTCCTTACACGAGAgaacccacacaggggagaaaccttacaTTTGTACAGAATGTGGTAAACAATTCTGTCAAAAAAGCTCCCTTGCCTTACACCAGAGactccacacaggagagaaacctttcttttgtacagaatgtgggaaggaATTTCCTCAAAAACGCTACCTTGACTCACACCAGAaaatccacacaggggagaaacctttctgttgtacagaatgtgggaagggATTCTCTACTAAAAGATACCTTTGCAGACACCTGagaacccacacaggagagaaatatGCCTCTTGTGCAGAATGTGGGAAAGGATTCTCACGGAAAGCTTATCTTGTCTTACACCAGAgaatccacacaggggagaaacttTTCTCTTGTACATATTGTGGAAAGGAATTTTCTCAAAAGTCTTACCTTTCTGTACACGAGAgaacccacacaggggagaaaccttacatttgtacagaatgtggcaaacaaTTCTCTCAGAAATGCATTCTTGTCACACACCAGAAAATCCACACAGAAGAGAAAactttctcttgtacagaatgtgggaagagATTTCCTCAAAAACGCTACCTTGTCTCACACCAAAGAACCCACACCAGGGAGA CGTTCACATGTACTGAATGCGGTAAAGCATTTTTGCACCA